The Akkermansiaceae bacterium genome has a window encoding:
- a CDS encoding AMP-binding protein, which produces MSGCSGEIALRHPDLPGGWTFSELDQRARELTIPSTGYATAHGDSLDFFPTILAAWKKNLPVLILESYHTHPMPIHTEIPTGTALIKQTCGASGVERSLFFGEHELLAEGRRNRHGLELDPSVRGIAAISLAHSYGFGCLALPLLLEGIPVDVLTSPLPVFIQQALEKKGRFFLPGVPALWKTWWLTKALDGGSIHLALSAGAPLSSALELGLWNDTGIKLHNFYGTTETGAVAYDTSGTPRTDGMLVGKILDGVEVTTSDDGRILVKTNARAMGSDSLLSADEFSRSHYQTMDLGQVDGDQLFWHDHVGQAINVAGRKVSPDKIKRVCLATPGVIDAEVTSTRSRDYERFEEVSVKLRLMSDHDLKPIKHMVYERLESWEVPRHWELMH; this is translated from the coding sequence GTGAGCGGATGCTCCGGGGAGATCGCTCTCCGGCACCCTGATTTACCCGGAGGGTGGACATTTTCCGAGCTCGACCAGCGTGCCCGCGAGCTGACCATCCCATCGACCGGGTATGCCACCGCCCATGGTGACAGCCTCGATTTTTTCCCAACCATCCTGGCTGCCTGGAAAAAGAATCTCCCCGTGCTGATCCTCGAGTCCTATCACACGCACCCCATGCCGATACACACGGAAATCCCCACCGGCACGGCACTCATCAAACAAACCTGCGGTGCATCCGGCGTGGAACGCAGTCTGTTTTTTGGCGAACATGAACTGCTCGCCGAGGGCCGCAGAAACCGCCACGGACTGGAGCTGGACCCCTCCGTCCGCGGTATTGCCGCCATTTCGTTGGCACACTCGTATGGTTTCGGCTGCCTGGCACTACCTCTGCTGCTGGAGGGCATCCCCGTCGATGTCCTGACCTCGCCTTTACCCGTTTTTATCCAGCAAGCCCTGGAAAAGAAGGGTCGCTTCTTCCTGCCCGGCGTTCCAGCCTTGTGGAAGACCTGGTGGCTCACCAAGGCGCTCGACGGCGGGTCGATCCACCTTGCCCTATCGGCAGGGGCACCCCTGTCATCCGCTCTCGAACTAGGGCTCTGGAATGATACAGGCATCAAACTCCATAATTTTTACGGCACGACCGAAACCGGTGCCGTCGCCTATGACACATCCGGCACTCCGAGAACCGACGGAATGCTGGTCGGAAAAATACTGGATGGCGTGGAGGTCACCACCTCCGACGATGGCCGGATTCTGGTAAAAACCAATGCCCGGGCAATGGGTTCTGACTCGCTCCTCTCAGCCGACGAATTCAGCCGATCACACTACCAGACCATGGATCTCGGCCAGGTGGATGGAGACCAGCTGTTTTGGCATGACCATGTTGGTCAAGCGATCAACGTGGCGGGCCGGAAGGTCAGTCCTGACAAAATCAAACGTGTCTGCCTGGCCACGCCGGGCGTGATCGATGCCGAGGTGACCAGCACCCGCAGCCGGGATTACGAACGCTTCGAGGAAGTGTCCGTCAAACTCAGGCTGATGTCGGACCACGACCTCAAACCGATCAAGCACATGGTCTATGAAAGGCTGGAGAGCTGGGAAGTGCCGCGGCACTGGGAGCTTATGCATTAA
- a CDS encoding beta-hydroxyacyl-ACP dehydratase, with protein MSSHPELELLPHGPEFRFVQQLSSLEPGVSASGTYEISGDEAFLKGHFPGHPIWPGVVMVEAIAQLGGVVAQSDPAQEKLDDMRLTAIKNAKILGTAEPGATLTISARVEGRMGPLIQVSGSVSDGDNCLAKAVVMLSGSRAGVNA; from the coding sequence ATGTCCAGCCACCCAGAACTTGAATTGTTGCCTCACGGGCCGGAGTTTCGTTTTGTCCAGCAACTGAGTTCGCTGGAGCCCGGGGTTTCGGCGTCGGGCACCTATGAGATCTCCGGCGACGAGGCGTTTCTCAAAGGTCACTTCCCCGGTCATCCGATCTGGCCGGGTGTGGTGATGGTGGAAGCGATCGCCCAGCTCGGGGGGGTCGTTGCACAGTCGGACCCGGCGCAGGAAAAACTCGATGACATGCGCCTAACGGCCATAAAAAACGCCAAGATCCTCGGCACAGCGGAGCCTGGGGCGACCCTGACGATCTCCGCCAGGGTGGAAGGCCGCATGGGCCCGTTGATCCAGGTGTCGGGCAGCGTATCCGACGGAGACAACTGCCTTGCCAAAGCCGTTGTGATGCTCAGCGGGTCGCGGGCGGGGGTTAATGCATAA
- a CDS encoding 1-acyl-sn-glycerol-3-phosphate acyltransferase, with translation MIATRNEGHRTSDAGQLDEDLYPKWLSYCVFIPAAVFTLVYWVTGAVILFVTSLLTHPFLNPVKHARLGNMFLGNLFVGFFKGLLWLRVVKIDDTELDPYVDMEGPLIIASNHPSLWDAPLLIQRFIYVSCIMKVELLNNLILRSGARFSGFVPNLPTLTMVRKATEHLDRKGRLLMFPEGTRTRPENAPCNPFRHGLALLAKNAQCPILPVFIFMNSRYMQKGWPIWKMPPCPIMVKVKVGEIQRFENNEGTHEFSNRLQGYFGSYVDTMDPWKGSAHKSDESVK, from the coding sequence GTGATCGCAACGCGCAACGAAGGCCATAGAACCTCAGACGCCGGCCAATTGGATGAAGACCTCTATCCCAAGTGGCTCTCCTATTGTGTATTTATCCCCGCGGCGGTATTCACCCTGGTCTACTGGGTGACGGGGGCGGTCATCCTGTTTGTCACCAGCCTACTTACCCACCCGTTTCTTAACCCGGTGAAACATGCCCGGCTTGGGAATATGTTTCTCGGCAACCTGTTTGTCGGGTTTTTCAAAGGCCTGCTCTGGCTGCGCGTGGTGAAGATCGACGACACAGAGTTAGACCCCTACGTCGATATGGAGGGCCCCCTGATCATTGCCAGCAACCACCCCTCACTCTGGGACGCCCCCTTACTCATCCAGCGGTTTATCTACGTGAGTTGCATCATGAAGGTGGAGCTCCTCAACAACCTGATCCTGCGCTCGGGCGCCCGGTTCTCGGGATTTGTCCCCAACCTGCCCACCTTGACCATGGTGCGTAAGGCGACCGAGCATCTCGACCGGAAAGGCCGGCTGCTCATGTTTCCCGAAGGCACCAGGACCAGACCCGAAAACGCGCCCTGCAATCCCTTCCGCCACGGCCTGGCTCTGCTGGCTAAAAACGCCCAATGCCCGATCCTGCCCGTCTTTATCTTCATGAACAGCCGCTACATGCAGAAGGGTTGGCCGATCTGGAAAATGCCGCCGTGCCCGATCATGGTCAAGGTCAAGGTGGGGGAGATCCAGAGGTTTGAAAACAACGAGGGCACCCACGAGTTTTCCAATCGCCTCCAGGGGTATTTCGGCAGCTATGTCGATACCATGGACCCGTGGAAGGGCTCTGCCCATAAGTCGGACGAGTCGGTAAAGTAG
- a CDS encoding glycosyltransferase family 2 protein codes for MGLRMKACVMIPSYNTGPLLRKTVTEALGAWQDVFVIIDGSTDGSDDDLESVATPDGHRLRVHRLPRNQGKGAAVLSGVNLALAEGFTHALSMDADGQHPADSIKQFMALGEKYPGALVLGDPVFDDSAPSIRLKGRKISNWWANFTTMWWGIHDSLFGMRLYPLAPLRKVFASTFGARRFDFDPECAVRLCWKGVPVINLPTPCRYLTTEEGGISQFKYVRDNILLTWMYFRLFFGFVLRSPLLLVRALRGGNPLKEAHQ; via the coding sequence ATGGGGTTGCGTATGAAAGCCTGCGTCATGATTCCCTCTTACAACACCGGCCCTCTTCTCAGGAAGACGGTGACCGAAGCCCTGGGCGCGTGGCAGGACGTGTTTGTCATTATCGATGGCAGCACGGATGGGAGCGATGATGATTTGGAATCCGTCGCCACACCTGATGGCCACCGACTCAGGGTGCACCGCCTCCCCCGGAACCAAGGCAAGGGTGCCGCTGTCCTTTCAGGTGTCAACCTGGCGCTGGCCGAGGGGTTCACCCACGCACTCTCGATGGATGCCGATGGTCAGCATCCGGCCGACTCGATCAAGCAGTTCATGGCACTGGGCGAAAAATACCCCGGGGCATTGGTGCTTGGCGATCCTGTCTTCGATGACTCAGCCCCATCCATCCGGCTCAAAGGACGGAAAATCTCCAACTGGTGGGCCAATTTCACGACCATGTGGTGGGGTATTCACGACTCGCTATTCGGCATGCGCCTCTACCCGCTCGCTCCACTCAGAAAAGTCTTTGCCTCCACCTTCGGGGCCCGTCGCTTTGACTTCGATCCCGAATGCGCCGTGCGCCTCTGCTGGAAAGGTGTCCCGGTCATCAACCTGCCCACCCCCTGCCGCTACCTAACAACCGAGGAGGGTGGCATCAGCCAGTTCAAATACGTCAGGGACAATATTCTACTCACCTGGATGTATTTCCGTCTCTTTTTTGGCTTCGTCCTGCGCTCCCCGCTGCTGCTCGTTCGGGCGCTCAGGGGAGGTAACCCGCTGAAGGAAGCCCACCAATAA
- a CDS encoding methyltransferase domain-containing protein codes for MSDPLNPATIAKRISSLCQGRWNRQYIRSKILSDPLYGGVYQELKDSNNPLLDIGCGLGIHALYLRECGWQNPVVGFDYDQRKIEQGLLLVKTGGYENITMSQGDARVDLPEHHGDVTILDILQFFHENQQESLLRIAAKKVCTGGKLIIRSGLKERNIRFFITWLGDMLAKCTFWMKAAPTHYPTAQFFQSVLENEGFEVEVRPFWGNTPFNNYLIVATCRRAGQDR; via the coding sequence ATGAGTGACCCGCTAAACCCAGCGACCATTGCAAAACGCATCTCATCGCTTTGCCAAGGGAGGTGGAACCGACAGTACATACGGTCAAAAATCCTCTCGGACCCACTCTACGGCGGTGTCTATCAGGAGCTGAAGGACAGCAACAACCCACTGCTCGACATCGGCTGCGGCCTCGGCATCCACGCCCTCTACCTGCGCGAGTGCGGCTGGCAGAACCCCGTGGTCGGATTCGATTACGACCAACGCAAAATCGAGCAAGGCCTGCTACTCGTCAAGACCGGTGGTTATGAAAACATCACCATGTCCCAAGGGGACGCACGGGTGGATCTCCCGGAGCACCACGGCGATGTCACCATCCTGGACATCCTCCAGTTTTTTCATGAAAACCAACAGGAAAGCCTGCTCCGCATCGCCGCCAAGAAGGTCTGCACCGGAGGTAAACTGATCATCAGAAGCGGACTGAAGGAGAGGAATATACGGTTTTTCATCACCTGGTTAGGCGACATGCTCGCCAAGTGCACTTTCTGGATGAAAGCCGCCCCCACGCATTACCCGACCGCACAATTCTTCCAGTCGGTTCTTGAAAATGAAGGCTTCGAGGTCGAGGTCCGTCCGTTCTGGGGTAATACCCCCTTCAACAACTACCTCATCGTCGCTACCTGCCGGAGGGCTGGCCAGGATCGATAA
- a CDS encoding polysaccharide deacetylase family protein gives MIVGNWIRLGVLILINALALGLVIGGCVFPGIALHVACVVWLLLGTLNPRSKWFGAIQTRTGNKKIWLTFDDGPDVGATPQVLALLQERGVRATFFVVGEKARKHPELVRRMQAGGHQIGNHTWSHPQGTFWCAGPWRTYREIVRCQEEVEDILGVAPEVFRAPVGHHNVFVHAVLRRFGLKLIGWSSRGFDGVSHDADEVIGRIKKSMGPGGIVLVHDDSDIALDVATAVIDHAEANGWSFIDPGQPSGR, from the coding sequence ATGATTGTGGGTAACTGGATCAGGTTAGGGGTGTTGATACTGATCAATGCCCTGGCGTTAGGCTTGGTGATCGGTGGGTGTGTTTTCCCGGGTATTGCCCTGCATGTGGCGTGTGTGGTTTGGCTGTTGTTGGGGACGCTTAATCCGCGGTCGAAATGGTTTGGTGCCATCCAAACACGGACCGGGAACAAAAAAATATGGCTTACCTTTGATGACGGGCCTGATGTGGGGGCGACGCCGCAGGTTCTCGCGTTGTTGCAAGAGCGTGGTGTCAGGGCGACGTTTTTTGTGGTTGGTGAAAAAGCCAGGAAGCATCCGGAGCTGGTCCGCCGGATGCAGGCGGGCGGACATCAGATTGGTAATCATACCTGGAGTCACCCACAGGGGACATTCTGGTGTGCCGGGCCGTGGCGCACCTACCGGGAAATTGTGCGATGCCAGGAAGAGGTCGAAGACATTCTCGGTGTGGCCCCGGAGGTTTTCAGGGCACCTGTCGGGCATCACAACGTGTTCGTGCACGCCGTGCTACGCCGTTTCGGACTCAAGTTGATCGGCTGGAGTTCGCGTGGATTCGACGGCGTTTCCCACGATGCTGATGAGGTGATCGGTCGTATCAAGAAATCGATGGGTCCGGGTGGCATTGTGTTAGTGCACGATGACTCGGATATCGCGCTCGATGTGGCCACGGCCGTGATCGATCATGCGGAAGCAAACGGGTGGTCGTTTATCGATCCTGGCCAGCCCTCCGGCAGGTAG
- a CDS encoding NAD(P)/FAD-dependent oxidoreductase, whose protein sequence is MQTLEKGSGKMDGNMCCKQKPGPVAKGIDRSTDYDVVVIGGAFSGSSSAILLKRRFPDLRILIVEKSEEFDRKVGESTSEVSACFLTQVLKVGAHLSLKHVGKHGLRMWFYQENDDMPGDSTEVGPAYQGRLPTFQLNRITLDSYLLKEAEMLGCDVARPANIKNIELGGVGKNTVSYKSADSGTHQVSAGWVVDASGKAAILARKLDTLKMNTDAHPVSSMWTRFKNICDLDSTEAHEKMPGRCPCVKAQRGFSTNHLMGFGWWCWIIPLDNGEVSAGLTWDERLFTPPANGSMSERLKEHLLKHPVGRVIFKDAVAVENDNRYYKGLPYYSEQIAGDGWTIVGDAGGFMDPLYSQGLDFCSHTVYGSYTLIRQYYMGECIKEDIPMRNKEYVKSYFYWFDAIYKNKYWYLGDAELMFVAFLLDISTYFIGPVRLVYHDQDLEFGKMPYSGFAGHVFARFMRFYNRRLVTLAKKKIKAGKYGAKNLHHAFITKNAFTPGNGTLKLMRQGIWLWVRLEFRYLFTSPVTSEREPSTMTPMPETP, encoded by the coding sequence ATGCAAACACTCGAAAAGGGGTCCGGTAAAATGGACGGCAACATGTGCTGCAAACAAAAGCCCGGCCCTGTCGCAAAAGGTATCGACCGCAGCACCGACTATGATGTCGTCGTCATCGGCGGTGCCTTCTCGGGTTCATCCTCGGCCATTTTACTCAAACGCCGCTTCCCTGATCTTAGAATTCTCATCGTCGAGAAATCGGAGGAGTTCGATCGCAAGGTCGGCGAAAGCACCTCCGAAGTCTCGGCATGTTTTCTCACCCAGGTGCTCAAGGTGGGCGCTCACTTGTCCTTGAAACACGTTGGCAAACACGGTCTACGCATGTGGTTTTATCAGGAAAACGATGATATGCCCGGAGACTCCACGGAAGTGGGCCCCGCCTATCAAGGCCGACTCCCAACATTCCAACTCAACCGCATTACCCTGGATTCCTACCTGCTGAAAGAAGCGGAAATGTTAGGGTGCGATGTCGCCAGGCCCGCCAACATCAAAAACATCGAGCTCGGCGGTGTGGGGAAAAATACCGTGAGTTATAAATCCGCCGACTCCGGAACCCACCAGGTTTCCGCCGGTTGGGTGGTCGATGCCTCGGGCAAGGCTGCCATCTTGGCACGGAAACTCGATACCCTGAAGATGAACACGGACGCCCACCCGGTGTCGTCAATGTGGACCCGGTTCAAAAACATCTGCGACCTCGACTCCACCGAAGCCCATGAAAAAATGCCCGGACGCTGCCCCTGCGTCAAAGCCCAGCGGGGTTTTTCCACCAACCACCTGATGGGCTTCGGCTGGTGGTGCTGGATCATCCCACTCGACAATGGCGAAGTCAGCGCTGGCCTCACCTGGGATGAACGCCTATTCACGCCACCAGCAAACGGCAGTATGTCCGAGCGCCTAAAAGAGCATCTCCTCAAACACCCGGTGGGACGTGTCATATTCAAGGATGCGGTGGCGGTTGAAAATGACAACCGCTACTACAAAGGCCTTCCCTACTACAGCGAGCAAATTGCAGGCGACGGCTGGACCATCGTCGGGGACGCCGGCGGTTTCATGGACCCACTCTACAGCCAGGGTCTCGATTTCTGCTCACACACCGTTTACGGCTCATACACCCTCATCCGCCAATACTACATGGGTGAGTGCATCAAGGAGGATATCCCGATGCGCAACAAGGAATACGTCAAAAGCTATTTCTACTGGTTCGATGCCATCTACAAAAACAAATACTGGTACCTAGGCGACGCCGAACTGATGTTTGTCGCATTTTTGTTAGATATCTCCACGTATTTCATCGGCCCCGTCAGGCTGGTCTACCACGACCAGGATCTGGAGTTCGGCAAAATGCCCTACTCAGGTTTCGCCGGCCATGTGTTTGCACGCTTCATGCGCTTCTACAATCGCCGCCTCGTCACCCTCGCCAAGAAGAAGATCAAGGCGGGGAAATACGGGGCCAAAAACCTGCACCATGCGTTTATCACCAAAAATGCCTTCACCCCGGGCAATGGCACCCTTAAACTCATGCGCCAGGGAATCTGGCTCTGGGTCCGACTCGAATTCAGGTATCTATTCACCAGCCCTGTCACCAGCGAGCGTGAGCCGTCGACGATGACCCCCATGCCAGAAACTCCATAA
- a CDS encoding MMPL family transporter produces MTRLRFETDILEVLPKSLPSVKALQDFQKHFAQDRQVIVLLQSTDEEIEEEDAGDLAAYLRERWPDAEVAYKSAFEEDPGLFAESVARMWSYAPPEDVAALMARLENEEHLKKHLVEVKEDLQNSFDQQQATMSAYDPMGFLQHPGLQSLLDSDMDFQSDDGKARILLVSRKNESSIGYKDDALWIETIRSEVAGWLEREEFDLDFQLTGGPVYNAEIGSGMERDMSGTITMTTLLVGLLFLLTQRSFSQLLAIGVLLSLAFLITLGMGGWIFGVLNLVSVGFAAILLGLVIDYAVVIIRESSHSEGGAAGLRKMVGPSVLWAALTTAIVFGVLMMSTFTGVKQLGGLIVIGLIAGAGVMLVFAPYFLEKFPAEPASRLIKPWFPSIGKVSVLLAVVLIGSGVLFLTKGAPRVNMDLKMIEPESSEAAAAFELLQKEFSAWSEQNAVILTSAKSLDLVSQQAAEMQVSLQGMKKDNSIDAYQWPHDLVPNQENYQVNASRLKKLSDSRHRLLTTAAGAGFTDKGLSLNQQILEALGQVPSKPEALAKACADDPLIGAFFDIDDQGVAYFSGRMKLVGALTPEMLESFTGLEEKGVSVTGWSILQSILLPHVKRDFYVIFIPSAGILLLALFIVFRSWRETLIAIIVLLTALVMVNALVVLTGQAWNFLSGVAIPLVVGAGIDYSIHLIFALRRQNGDFAAVWNSVGKAICFCGLSTAIGFGSLLFASNEVLRSMGLLCSVGILLTMALSLFVIPGLWSFWHGGHRRRLTLAGDRAGE; encoded by the coding sequence TTGACGCGTCTACGTTTTGAGACGGATATTCTCGAGGTGTTACCGAAGAGTTTGCCATCGGTGAAGGCACTGCAGGATTTCCAGAAACACTTTGCGCAGGACAGGCAGGTGATTGTGCTTTTGCAATCGACTGATGAGGAAATCGAAGAGGAGGACGCAGGTGACCTGGCGGCGTATTTACGCGAGCGGTGGCCGGATGCGGAGGTCGCTTACAAGTCGGCTTTCGAGGAAGATCCCGGGCTCTTTGCCGAGTCGGTGGCAAGGATGTGGAGTTACGCACCGCCGGAGGATGTGGCGGCGCTGATGGCTCGGTTGGAAAATGAGGAGCATCTGAAAAAACACCTCGTCGAGGTAAAGGAGGATTTGCAGAACTCGTTTGACCAACAGCAGGCGACGATGTCGGCATACGACCCGATGGGGTTTCTTCAGCACCCCGGGTTACAATCGTTGCTGGACAGCGACATGGATTTCCAGAGCGACGATGGCAAGGCCCGGATCTTACTGGTCAGTCGGAAAAACGAATCGTCCATCGGTTACAAGGATGATGCGCTGTGGATTGAAACCATCAGGTCCGAGGTGGCTGGTTGGTTGGAGCGCGAGGAGTTTGACCTGGATTTTCAACTAACCGGTGGGCCGGTTTATAACGCGGAGATCGGGTCGGGGATGGAGCGCGATATGAGTGGCACGATCACGATGACAACGCTGCTGGTAGGCTTGTTGTTTTTACTGACACAGCGAAGTTTTTCCCAGCTGTTGGCGATCGGGGTGCTGTTGAGCCTGGCCTTTCTAATTACACTCGGGATGGGGGGGTGGATTTTTGGTGTTCTGAATCTGGTGAGTGTGGGTTTTGCCGCCATCCTGTTAGGTCTGGTGATCGACTATGCGGTGGTGATCATCCGTGAATCGTCCCACTCGGAGGGAGGGGCTGCCGGGCTGAGGAAAATGGTGGGGCCAAGTGTCCTGTGGGCAGCATTGACCACGGCCATTGTCTTTGGCGTGTTGATGATGAGCACCTTTACGGGCGTCAAACAGTTGGGGGGGCTGATCGTCATCGGGCTGATTGCCGGGGCGGGAGTGATGCTCGTTTTTGCTCCCTATTTCCTGGAAAAATTTCCTGCCGAGCCGGCGAGCAGGTTGATTAAACCATGGTTTCCATCGATAGGAAAAGTGAGCGTATTGTTAGCGGTGGTATTGATCGGGTCCGGGGTGCTGTTTCTAACCAAGGGGGCTCCCAGAGTGAACATGGACCTCAAAATGATCGAGCCGGAGTCGAGTGAGGCGGCGGCGGCATTTGAGCTTTTACAGAAGGAATTCTCTGCCTGGTCCGAGCAGAATGCGGTCATCCTGACCTCGGCTAAGTCACTCGATTTGGTGAGTCAGCAAGCGGCGGAGATGCAGGTCTCGCTGCAGGGGATGAAAAAAGACAACTCCATCGATGCCTACCAATGGCCCCATGATCTGGTTCCTAACCAAGAAAACTATCAGGTGAATGCAAGTCGTCTCAAGAAGCTGTCTGATTCACGTCACAGGTTACTTACAACGGCTGCAGGGGCTGGTTTTACAGACAAGGGACTGTCACTGAATCAGCAAATTCTAGAAGCATTGGGGCAAGTGCCGTCTAAGCCGGAGGCACTGGCCAAAGCGTGTGCGGACGATCCACTGATCGGCGCGTTTTTTGATATCGACGACCAGGGAGTGGCGTATTTTTCAGGCCGGATGAAGCTGGTGGGTGCGTTGACACCGGAGATGTTGGAATCCTTTACCGGGCTGGAGGAAAAGGGCGTTAGTGTCACGGGCTGGAGTATTTTACAGTCGATTCTCTTGCCGCATGTGAAGAGGGATTTTTATGTGATATTCATTCCCTCGGCCGGGATTTTGTTGCTGGCCTTGTTTATCGTGTTCCGTTCATGGAGGGAAACGCTGATTGCCATCATCGTGTTACTCACGGCGTTGGTGATGGTGAATGCGCTGGTGGTGCTCACAGGGCAGGCGTGGAACTTCCTCAGTGGCGTGGCCATCCCGCTGGTGGTGGGTGCGGGGATTGATTACAGCATTCACCTGATCTTTGCGTTGCGCCGACAGAATGGTGACTTTGCTGCTGTCTGGAACAGCGTCGGCAAGGCGATTTGTTTCTGTGGTCTGTCCACCGCGATTGGTTTTGGATCACTACTGTTTGCCTCGAACGAAGTGCTTAGAAGTATGGGCCTGTTGTGTAGTGTGGGGATCTTGTTGACGATGGCACTTAGCCTGTTCGTGATACCCGGATTATGGAGTTTCTGGCATGGGGGTCATCGTCGACGGCTCACGCTCGCTGGTGACAGGGCTGGTGAATAG
- a CDS encoding transposase: protein MRQKRFIPPSAETSPCLYHCVSRVVDRDFKFGPREKGVFVKLMRAYEEFCGVQVLAYCVMGNHFHVLVEVPPKVRDAAVSMSDELFLVKIKKLYSRAYYLDVRQMLELLREGGSDKAAEELKEKYTRRMHDLSFFMKGLKQRFTQWFNGHHGRRGTLWEGRFKSVLVESGYAARVMAAYIDLNPVRAGMVEEPGDYKWCSYGEAVGSENNGKARAGLCRVMQKHTASQQQRDDTGVGLPDWHGEVAGMYRVMLFSDGEEVFTDQRETGTGHKRVRKGFKRKQVERVLAGGGKLTLGETLRCKVRHLSDGVTFGSKSFVNEAFAQAREWFSGTRKDGARPIRGVGWRKKETRLYSMRSLRKDALG, encoded by the coding sequence ATGAGACAGAAACGCTTCATTCCGCCGTCGGCCGAGACCTCCCCCTGCCTTTACCACTGCGTTTCCCGCGTCGTCGACCGGGACTTCAAGTTCGGCCCCAGGGAAAAGGGGGTGTTTGTAAAATTGATGCGTGCATACGAGGAGTTCTGCGGGGTTCAGGTGCTTGCCTATTGCGTGATGGGCAACCATTTCCATGTCCTTGTCGAGGTCCCTCCGAAGGTGAGGGATGCCGCTGTTTCGATGTCCGACGAGCTGTTCCTTGTGAAAATAAAAAAGCTCTACTCAAGGGCGTATTACCTGGATGTGAGGCAGATGCTGGAGCTCCTCCGCGAAGGGGGCTCGGACAAGGCCGCCGAGGAGCTCAAGGAGAAATACACACGCCGGATGCACGATCTATCCTTCTTTATGAAGGGGCTGAAACAACGCTTCACCCAGTGGTTCAACGGCCATCACGGACGCAGGGGAACCTTGTGGGAGGGGCGGTTCAAGAGTGTGCTGGTGGAGAGCGGGTATGCCGCCCGGGTGATGGCGGCCTACATCGATCTGAACCCGGTCAGGGCCGGCATGGTGGAGGAACCCGGGGACTACAAGTGGTGTTCCTACGGCGAGGCCGTCGGGTCGGAAAACAACGGCAAGGCGCGCGCCGGATTGTGCCGGGTGATGCAAAAACACACGGCGTCCCAGCAGCAGCGCGACGACACCGGGGTGGGGCTTCCTGATTGGCATGGCGAAGTGGCTGGGATGTATCGCGTGATGCTGTTCTCCGATGGTGAGGAGGTGTTTACCGATCAGAGGGAAACAGGCACCGGGCACAAGCGGGTGCGCAAGGGGTTTAAACGCAAACAGGTGGAACGCGTGTTGGCCGGGGGCGGCAAGCTGACGCTGGGCGAGACGCTGCGCTGCAAGGTCCGGCATCTGAGCGACGGCGTGACCTTCGGGAGTAAAAGCTTTGTCAACGAAGCCTTTGCCCAGGCGAGGGAGTGGTTCAGCGGAACCCGCAAGGACGGAGCCCGGCCGATACGGGGCGTCGGATGGCGGAAAAAGGAAACGCGGCTCTATTCGATGAGAAGCCTGCGCAAGGATGCCCTGGGCTGA